In Natronomonas halophila, one DNA window encodes the following:
- a CDS encoding non-histone chromosomal MC1 family protein: MARDDDDTRNFALRDQTGNETSVFSGRTPRQAALKAARRLEPADTEQHAEHKELRLREKGTKKVHIYDGWSWEEDAPEDAPEWLEEQDTITEANVSKKGIEHLDEI; this comes from the coding sequence ATGGCACGTGACGACGATGACACGCGGAACTTCGCGCTCCGCGACCAGACCGGCAACGAAACGAGCGTCTTTTCGGGACGGACTCCGCGGCAGGCAGCGCTGAAAGCAGCGCGCCGACTCGAGCCCGCCGACACCGAACAGCACGCCGAACACAAAGAACTGCGGCTCCGTGAGAAGGGCACGAAGAAGGTCCACATCTATGACGGGTGGTCGTGGGAGGAAGACGCCCCCGAGGATGCCCCCGAGTGGCTCGAAGAGCAGGATACCATCACGGAGGCGAACGTCTCCAAGAAAGGTATCGAACATCTCGACGAAATCTGA
- the gnd gene encoding phosphogluconate dehydrogenase (NAD(+)-dependent, decarboxylating) → MQLGVIGLGRMGRIVVDRVLEHGHDVVAFDLDEEAVADAAEAGATPADSIEDLVERLPEEKRIWLMVPAGDAVDATLDDLDPLLDAEDVVVDGGNSHFERSVERAEALDAAYLDCGTSGGPAGAELGFSLMIGGPEWAYEAMVPVFDAVATGPQGHDHMGASGSGHYVKMVHNGVEYALMQAYGEGFELLSEGRYDLDMESIARTWNNGAVIRSWLLELCEEAFREEGNDLGDVDDHIAGGSTGTWTVQEALEQEVSVPLIYEALGERFDSRVEDGKFSRRLANRLRYGFGRHEVKRR, encoded by the coding sequence ATGCAACTCGGCGTTATCGGACTCGGCCGTATGGGGCGTATCGTCGTCGACCGCGTGCTCGAACACGGCCACGACGTCGTCGCCTTCGACCTCGACGAGGAGGCCGTCGCGGACGCGGCGGAAGCGGGCGCGACCCCTGCTGACTCCATCGAGGACCTCGTCGAACGACTGCCCGAGGAAAAGCGCATCTGGCTGATGGTGCCGGCCGGCGACGCCGTCGACGCGACGCTGGACGACCTCGACCCGCTGCTCGACGCCGAGGACGTCGTCGTCGACGGCGGTAACTCCCACTTCGAGCGGTCGGTCGAGCGGGCCGAAGCCCTCGATGCGGCCTACCTCGACTGTGGGACCTCGGGCGGCCCTGCCGGCGCCGAACTCGGCTTCTCGCTGATGATTGGCGGCCCCGAATGGGCCTACGAGGCGATGGTGCCGGTCTTCGATGCCGTCGCGACCGGGCCGCAGGGCCACGACCACATGGGTGCCTCCGGGTCGGGTCACTACGTGAAGATGGTCCACAACGGCGTCGAGTACGCGCTGATGCAGGCCTACGGCGAGGGCTTCGAACTACTCAGCGAGGGCCGTTACGACCTCGATATGGAATCCATCGCGCGCACGTGGAACAACGGCGCCGTCATCCGGTCGTGGCTGCTCGAACTCTGCGAGGAGGCCTTCCGCGAGGAGGGCAACGACCTCGGGGACGTCGACGACCACATCGCCGGCGGGTCGACGGGCACCTGGACCGTTCAGGAAGCCCTCGAACAGGAGGTCTCGGTGCCGCTCATCTACGAGGCGCTGGGTGAACGGTTCGACTCCCGCGTCGAGGACGGCAAGTTTTCCCGTCGACTGGCCAACCGGCTCCGGTACGGCTTCGGTCGACACGAAGTAAAGCGCCGTTAG
- a CDS encoding alpha/beta hydrolase family protein: MRGQFTRRALLRLAATTGAVSVAAGAPSAATAGPVDIADEWLEREFRNYTKTQEAPAEQASDPEFMRRWQRRSSANGADYAERVADEPGWRSHANLCATWGEQCTGDPDLYRDIDARGFYGTVGERRRVAFYDREGARLSGHLWTPTETRDSGRGLPGVVITNGSVEAPEPLYWWAAQALVEAGYIVLTYDPRGQGRSDSVTPDGDPGGNADGEVFVTNQIDAIDFFRSTPADPYEPNAAFDRGDDAPVEPHNPVFEALDRDRLGIAGHSAGAIGASIVQGLQPWPTGGDNPVDAVVAWDNLGDADDVTGEDARGELYDGGQFLETVPEGGVEPRVPAMGQSGDYFLTPTPHARPPDPDGKAGGFGTWREADVPIYQLVVRGGTHYEWSRLPTFPTTSWEFGNALAEHYTVAWFDRWLKRPEEDGYHTADGRLLADDEWGNHLSFHYRSKRAFPGRDGRFYDCADIRAGCETVPTTRQR, encoded by the coding sequence ATGCGTGGCCAGTTCACACGGCGAGCACTCCTCCGGCTTGCCGCCACGACGGGAGCGGTTTCCGTCGCCGCAGGCGCCCCTTCCGCAGCGACCGCTGGCCCGGTCGACATCGCCGACGAGTGGCTCGAACGGGAGTTCCGCAACTACACGAAGACACAGGAAGCCCCCGCCGAGCAGGCTTCCGACCCCGAGTTCATGCGCCGCTGGCAGCGCCGGAGTTCCGCCAACGGAGCCGACTATGCCGAACGCGTCGCCGACGAACCCGGCTGGCGAAGCCACGCCAACCTCTGTGCGACGTGGGGCGAACAATGCACCGGCGACCCCGACCTCTACCGGGACATCGACGCGCGTGGCTTCTACGGCACCGTCGGCGAGCGCCGGCGCGTCGCCTTCTACGACCGTGAGGGCGCGCGCCTCTCCGGTCACCTCTGGACGCCGACCGAGACGCGTGATTCCGGCCGGGGGCTCCCCGGCGTCGTCATCACCAACGGCTCCGTCGAGGCGCCGGAACCCCTCTACTGGTGGGCCGCACAGGCGCTGGTCGAGGCCGGCTACATCGTCCTCACCTACGACCCGCGCGGACAGGGCCGCTCGGATAGCGTCACGCCCGACGGCGACCCCGGCGGCAACGCCGACGGCGAGGTGTTCGTCACGAACCAGATCGACGCCATCGACTTCTTCCGGTCGACGCCCGCCGACCCCTACGAGCCGAACGCCGCCTTCGACCGGGGCGACGACGCCCCCGTCGAACCGCACAACCCGGTTTTCGAGGCGCTGGACCGCGACCGACTCGGCATCGCCGGCCACTCGGCGGGCGCCATCGGCGCCAGTATCGTTCAGGGCCTCCAGCCGTGGCCGACCGGCGGCGACAACCCCGTCGATGCCGTCGTCGCGTGGGACAACCTCGGCGACGCCGACGACGTGACCGGCGAGGACGCGAGGGGCGAGCTCTACGACGGCGGCCAGTTCCTCGAGACGGTCCCCGAGGGCGGCGTCGAACCTCGCGTGCCCGCGATGGGCCAGTCCGGCGACTACTTCCTGACACCCACCCCGCACGCGCGCCCGCCCGACCCCGACGGCAAGGCCGGCGGTTTCGGGACGTGGCGCGAGGCCGACGTGCCCATCTACCAACTCGTGGTCCGCGGCGGCACCCACTACGAGTGGTCGCGGCTGCCCACATTCCCGACGACCTCCTGGGAGTTCGGCAACGCGCTGGCGGAACACTACACCGTCGCGTGGTTCGACCGCTGGCTCAAGCGGCCCGAGGAGGACGGCTACCACACCGCCGACGGCCGACTGTTGGCGGACGACGAATGGGGAAACCACCTGAGTTTCCACTACCGCTCGAAGCGAGCCTTCCCGGGACGGGACGGGCGGTTCTACGACTGTGCGGACATCCGGGCGGGCTGTGAGACGGTGCCGACGACCCGCCAGCGGTGA
- a CDS encoding quinone-dependent dihydroorotate dehydrogenase, with protein sequence MSLYDLAKPLLFQLDAETAHRTVHELLGAVQETPLERILADYYTVVDARLRVEAFGQTFPNPVGVAAGFDKNAEIPNALAALGFGHVEIGGVTAEPQAGNPRPRMFRLPENRALINRMGFNNDGADVIGERLADTDCKVPLGVNIGKSKSAPNDEAEDDYLYTFERVREGGDYFVVNVSSPNTPGLRELQQRDRLESILETLQDAGASPLLVKLSPNLTDTAIEDALDVVDELDLDGVIATNTSTDRPANLHGEAADEEGGLSGKPIEQEATDMVRFVAERTDKPVVGVGGISDAEGAYEKIRNGASVVQLYTGLVYEGPSLARDINEGLLELLERDGFDSIEDAIGADL encoded by the coding sequence ATGAGCCTCTACGACCTCGCGAAGCCGCTTTTGTTCCAACTCGACGCCGAAACCGCCCACCGGACGGTCCACGAACTCCTCGGTGCCGTTCAGGAAACGCCCCTCGAACGCATCCTCGCGGACTACTACACCGTCGTCGACGCCCGCCTCCGCGTGGAGGCTTTCGGCCAGACCTTCCCGAACCCCGTCGGCGTCGCCGCAGGCTTCGACAAGAACGCCGAGATTCCCAACGCCCTCGCAGCGCTCGGCTTCGGCCACGTCGAAATCGGCGGCGTCACTGCGGAACCGCAGGCCGGCAATCCCCGCCCGCGGATGTTCCGCCTCCCCGAGAACCGCGCGCTCATCAACCGGATGGGCTTCAACAACGACGGCGCCGACGTCATCGGCGAACGCCTCGCGGACACCGACTGCAAGGTCCCCCTCGGCGTCAACATCGGCAAGTCGAAATCCGCCCCCAACGACGAGGCCGAGGACGACTATCTCTATACGTTCGAACGCGTGCGCGAGGGCGGCGATTACTTCGTCGTCAACGTCTCCTCGCCGAACACCCCCGGCCTCCGGGAACTCCAGCAGCGGGACCGCCTCGAATCCATCCTCGAAACGCTGCAGGACGCCGGTGCCTCGCCCCTCCTCGTCAAACTCTCGCCGAACCTCACCGACACGGCCATCGAGGACGCCCTCGACGTGGTCGACGAACTGGACCTCGACGGCGTCATCGCCACGAATACCTCCACCGACCGCCCGGCGAACCTTCACGGCGAGGCCGCCGACGAAGAGGGTGGCCTCTCGGGCAAGCCCATCGAGCAGGAAGCCACCGACATGGTCCGTTTCGTCGCCGAACGAACCGACAAACCCGTCGTCGGTGTCGGCGGCATCTCCGACGCGGAAGGCGCCTACGAGAAGATTCGCAACGGCGCCAGCGTCGTCCAACTCTACACGGGCCTCGTCTACGAGGGACCGTCGCTGGCCCGCGACATCAACGAGGGGCTGCTGGAGTTGCTCGAACGCGACGGCTTCGACTCCATCGAGGACGCCATCGGCGCGGACCTGTAG